A region from the Microcebus murinus isolate Inina chromosome 3, M.murinus_Inina_mat1.0, whole genome shotgun sequence genome encodes:
- the C3H2orf81 gene encoding uncharacterized protein C2orf81 homolog isoform X2, with translation MAHEGSCIPFTISQAREAMLQITEWRFLVQDKGESAVAEDPTWGEDEEPLPCTIDSWAQGSVPVLHTPTFEGLQENFKGEDPGNLDQIALGRSWMGRGSQEQMESLEPSPELTVTPGPPLTLELFQEAEPRGSLEEKEPLVAKSLKESSQSSVEAEFDGSPSPELSLVESSRASEETVQPLSFQLLEDLSYGMPQLDAARDQLEPKTEGSPHVASGVSVPARHSPTGPCLSKSFQQPWCPDVLLSAPPYRAGRKAAPRLDPARFPRHWVRPQAEVLVPDSDMRPLEAYLGRQRDEKTEAPVEPKTSSPGLRVFQAKFFPFRALSPGHRPRSPILNLRLPSPTFGSKLPSPSPGLRFLTAHPALLDVARSPSPKLWPSAKWPSGWEGEAELLGDLWAGRTRVSAQGLEATDREDQDPPRWLQNTPHFLDATSQVMWKPMLLPEAMQLSRGVSMWNPSTQVMLSSAVPQEEDKDGDTFPPIDQQPIPTGAPKPQVTAAQLMDSTPKVWSIPCKPLPHSEP, from the exons TGCATTCCATTCACCATCAGCCAGGCCCGGGAGGCCATGCTGCAGATCACTGAGTGGCGCTTCCTAGTCCAAGACAAGGGAGAATCTGCAGTGGCTGAAGACCCCACATGGGGAGAGGATGAGGAGCCACTGCCGTGCACgatagactcctgggctcaaggttcAGTGCCAGTGCTGCACACACCCACCTTTGAGGGCCTGCAGGAGAACTTCAAAGGCGAA GACCCCGGGAACTTGGACCAGATCGCTTTAGGAAGATCATGGATGGGTAGAGGCTCCCAAGAGCAGATGGAATCTTTGGAGCCTTCTCCGGAGCTGACAGTCACCCCGGGCCCCCCTCTCACACTAGAGCTGTTTCAAGAGGCAGAGCCCAGAGGTTCTTTAGAGGAAAAGGAGCCCCTTGTCGCCAAGTCCTTGAAGGAGAGCTCCCAATCCTCGGTGGAGGCGGAGTTTGACGGCAGTCCTTCTCCGGAGCTGTCCCTGGTGGAGAGCTCCCGGGCCTCAGAAGAGACGGTACAGCCCCTCAGCTTCCAGTTGTTGGAAGATCTCAGCTATGGTATGCCCCAGCTGGACGCGGCTAGGGACCAGCTGGAGCCCAAGACAGAGGGGTCACCCCACGTGGCCTCGGGCGTGTCGGTCCCCGCTAGGCACAGCCCCACCGGGCCCTGTCTCTCAAAGTCCTTCCAGCAGCCCTGGTGCCCGGATGTGCTGCTGAGCGCGCCTCCCTACAGAGCGGGCCGTAAGGCGGCCCCGCGCCTGGACCCCGCGCGGTTCCCGCGCCACTGGGTGCGCCCCCAGGCTGAGGTCCTGGTCCCAGACTCCGATATGCGCCCCTTGGAAGCCTACCTCGGTCGTCAGCGGGATGAAAAGACCGAGGCCCCCGTGGAACCCAAAACCTCTAGCCCGGGTCTCCGCGTCTTTCAGGCAAAGTTCTTTCCTTTCCGTGCCTTGAGCCCAGGCCACCGACCCCGATCCCCGATTTTAAACTTACGCCTACCGTCGCCAACCTTCGGGTCAAAGCTGCCATCCCCCAGCCCCGGGCTCCGTTTCCTCACTGCGCACCCGGCGCTCCTTGATGTGGCtcgcagccccagccccaagctGTGGCCCAGTGCCAAGTGGCCTAgcggctgggagggggaggctgaGCTGCTGGGTGACCTGTGGGCTGGCCGGACCCGAGTGTCTGCACAGGGCCTGGAGGCCACAGACAGGGAGGATCAGGATCCCCCTAGATGGCTTCAAAATACACCCCACTTCCTCGACGCCACGTCCCAGGTGATGTGGAAGCCCATGTTGCTGCCAGAAGCCATGCAGCTGTCTCGTGGTGTAAGCATGTGGAACCCGAGTACGCAGGTGATGCTCAGCTCTGCCGTGCCCCAGGAGGAGGACAAAGATGGTGACACCTTTCCTCCCATTGACCAGCAACCCATCCCGACAGGTGCGCCAAAGCCCCAGGTGACTGCGGCACAGCTAATGGACTCAACCCCCAAAGTGTGGTCGATCCCTTGCAAGCCCCTGCCCCATTCTGAGCCCTGA